The Labrus bergylta chromosome 15, fLabBer1.1, whole genome shotgun sequence genome includes a region encoding these proteins:
- the coq8aa gene encoding atypical kinase COQ8A, mitochondrial isoform X2, whose protein sequence is MAGDMMLLMRGLAKLSQAIVETQGSTLRNGTGVPGVGAAVQSVQAVAEQGLSAAMMKIQDLSGQQQTSSSQSEFDFPLDESEFAASEFREEGVDFTVDPTRSSDDTGVHVGTSAAGTSHASGKQSLFEGYKDPSKQFSGPIRSYHQDSRHLIGHLHLYRHLFGQLYSHHQVSQLRSYHQDPTTVGGLTAEDIEKARQSKRTEVKPHKQMLSERARERKVPVTRLGRLANFGGLAVGLSIGALAEVAKKTIRHNGDNKKGVLDSSPFLSEANAERIVRTLCKVRGAALKLGQMLSIQDDAFINPQLAKIFERVRQSADFMPIKQMTKALNSDLGPNWRDKLESFEERPFAAASIGQVHLARMKDGREVAMKIQYPGVAQSINSDVNNLMTVLNMSNALPEGLFPEHLIDVMRRELALECDYIREARCAKKFRELLKDHPFFYVPEVIEELSSSHVLTTELVPGFPLDQAENLTQDLKNEICENILMLCLRELFEFRYMQTDPNWSNFLYDAQTHKVALLDFGATRGFDLSFTDLYIEVIRSAAEGNREGVLKKSIDMKFLTGYESKAMINAHVDAVMILGEAFASTDTFEFGSHSTTERIHNLIPVMLKHRLTPPPEETYSLHRKMGGSFLICSRLNAKLQCKDMFQTSYQKYWEGRTPPSSSV, encoded by the exons ATGGCGGGTGACATGATGTTACTGATGCGAGGCTTGGCTAAGTTAAGCCAGGCGATTGTAGAGACTCAGGGCAGCACCCTACGAAATGGAACAG GGGTCCCAGGTGTTGGTGCAGCAGTCCAAAGTGTCCAAGCTGTTGCAGAGCAAGGCCTCTCTGCTGCTATGATGAAAATacag GACTTGTCCGGCCAGCAGCAGACCTCTTCATCTCAGTCAGAATTCGACTTTCCTCTAGATGAAAGTGAATTTGCAGCTTCAGAGTTCAGGGAGGAAGGCGTGGACTTTACAGTGGATCCAACAAGAAGTAGTGATGACACAGGAGTCCATGTTGGCACATCAGCAGCAGGAACAAGCCATGCCAGTGGGAAACAGTCATTGTTTGAGGGATACAAAGATCCCAGCAAACAGTTTAGTGGACCCATCAGATCTTACCACCAAGATTCCAG ACATCTCATTGGGCATCTTCATCTCTACAGGCACTTATTTGGACAGCTATACAGTCATCATCAGGTCAGTCAGCTCAGGAGCTACCATCAGGACCCAACCACAGTCGGGGGGCTGACGGCTGAAGACATCGAGAAAGCTAGACAGAGCAAGAGGACTGAGGtcaaaccacacaaacagaTG CTGAgcgagagagccagagagaggaaAGTGCCAGTTACCCGGCTCGGCAGACTGGCCAACTTTGGAG GTCTAGCTGTCGGTTTGAGTATTGGCGCTCTTGCTGAAGTTGCCAAGAAGACCATCCGACACAATG GTGATAACAAGAAAGGTGTTCTGGACTCCAGCCCTTTCCTTTCTGAAGCCAATGCCGAGCGCATCGTCAGAACTCTGTGTAAAGTCAGAGGAGCTGCTTTAAAACTGGGACAGATGCTCAGTATTCAAG ACGATGCGTTCATCAACCCGCAACTCGCCAAGATCTTTGAGCGTGTTCGACAGAGTGCTGACTTCATGCCAATCAAACAAATGACG AAAGCGCTGAACAGTGACTTGGGTCCAAACTGGAGGGACAAACTGGAGTCGTTTGAGGAGCGTCCGTTCGCAGCAGCGTCCATTGGTCAAGTTCACCTGGCCAGGATGAAGGATGGCAGGGAGGTGGCCATGAAAATACAG TACCCCGGTGTGGCTCAGAGCATCAACAGTGACGTCAACAACTTGATGACTGTGCTGAATATGAGCAATGCCCTGCCTGAAG GTCTGTTTCCAGAGCACCTGATAGACGTGATGAGAAGAGAGCTGGCACTAGAGTGTGATTATATCAGAGAAGCCCGGTGTGCAAAGAAATTCAG GGAGCTCTTAAAAGACCATCCATTCTTCTATGTCCCTGAGGTGATAGAGGAACTGAGCAGCAGCCACGTGCTGACCACAGAGCTTGTCCCTGGGTTTCCCCTGGACCAGGCTGAAAACCTCACGCAGGATCTGAAGAACGAG atCTGTGAGAACATCCTGATGTTATGCCTCAGAGAGCTGTTTGAGTTCAGGTACATGCAGACTGATCCAAACTGGTCCAACTTCTTGTatgatgcacaaacacacaag gtgGCGCTGTTGGACTTTGGAGCCACGAGAGGATTTGATCTGAGTTTCACAGACCTCTACATAGAG GTCATCCGCTCAGCTGCAGAGGGCAACAGAGAAGGAGTCCTGAAGAAATCCATTGACATGAAGTTCCTGACTGGTTATGAGTCCAAG GCGATGATAAATGCTCATGTGGATGCTGTTATGATCCTCGGCGAGGCCTTCGCCTCCACAGACACCTTTGAATTTGGCTCCCACTCCACCACCGAGAGAATCCACAACCTGATCCCAGTGATGCTCAAACATCGGCTAACCCCGCCCCCCGAGGAGACGTACTCCCTGCACCGTAAGATGGGAGGCTCGTTCCTGATCTGCTCCCGCCTGAACGCCAAGCTTCAGTGTAAGGACATGTTCCAAACATCGTATCAGAAGTACTGGGAGGGCCGCACACCGCCATCTTCCTCAGTCTAA
- the coq8aa gene encoding atypical kinase COQ8A, mitochondrial isoform X1: protein MAGDMMLLMRGLAKLSQAIVETQGSTLRNGTGVPGVGAAVQSVQAVAEQGLSAAMMKIQDLSGQQQTSSSQSEFDFPLDESEFAASEFREEGVDFTVDPTRSSDDTGVHVGTSAAGTSHASGKQSLFEGYKDPSKQFSGPIRSYHQDSRHLIGHLHLYRHLFGQLYSHHQVSQLRSYHQDPTTVGGLTAEDIEKARQSKRTEVKPHKQMLSERARERKVPVTRLGRLANFGGLAVGLSIGALAEVAKKTIRHNGVEGDNKKGVLDSSPFLSEANAERIVRTLCKVRGAALKLGQMLSIQDDAFINPQLAKIFERVRQSADFMPIKQMTKALNSDLGPNWRDKLESFEERPFAAASIGQVHLARMKDGREVAMKIQYPGVAQSINSDVNNLMTVLNMSNALPEGLFPEHLIDVMRRELALECDYIREARCAKKFRELLKDHPFFYVPEVIEELSSSHVLTTELVPGFPLDQAENLTQDLKNEICENILMLCLRELFEFRYMQTDPNWSNFLYDAQTHKVALLDFGATRGFDLSFTDLYIEVIRSAAEGNREGVLKKSIDMKFLTGYESKAMINAHVDAVMILGEAFASTDTFEFGSHSTTERIHNLIPVMLKHRLTPPPEETYSLHRKMGGSFLICSRLNAKLQCKDMFQTSYQKYWEGRTPPSSSV, encoded by the exons ATGGCGGGTGACATGATGTTACTGATGCGAGGCTTGGCTAAGTTAAGCCAGGCGATTGTAGAGACTCAGGGCAGCACCCTACGAAATGGAACAG GGGTCCCAGGTGTTGGTGCAGCAGTCCAAAGTGTCCAAGCTGTTGCAGAGCAAGGCCTCTCTGCTGCTATGATGAAAATacag GACTTGTCCGGCCAGCAGCAGACCTCTTCATCTCAGTCAGAATTCGACTTTCCTCTAGATGAAAGTGAATTTGCAGCTTCAGAGTTCAGGGAGGAAGGCGTGGACTTTACAGTGGATCCAACAAGAAGTAGTGATGACACAGGAGTCCATGTTGGCACATCAGCAGCAGGAACAAGCCATGCCAGTGGGAAACAGTCATTGTTTGAGGGATACAAAGATCCCAGCAAACAGTTTAGTGGACCCATCAGATCTTACCACCAAGATTCCAG ACATCTCATTGGGCATCTTCATCTCTACAGGCACTTATTTGGACAGCTATACAGTCATCATCAGGTCAGTCAGCTCAGGAGCTACCATCAGGACCCAACCACAGTCGGGGGGCTGACGGCTGAAGACATCGAGAAAGCTAGACAGAGCAAGAGGACTGAGGtcaaaccacacaaacagaTG CTGAgcgagagagccagagagaggaaAGTGCCAGTTACCCGGCTCGGCAGACTGGCCAACTTTGGAG GTCTAGCTGTCGGTTTGAGTATTGGCGCTCTTGCTGAAGTTGCCAAGAAGACCATCCGACACAATGGTGTGGAAG GTGATAACAAGAAAGGTGTTCTGGACTCCAGCCCTTTCCTTTCTGAAGCCAATGCCGAGCGCATCGTCAGAACTCTGTGTAAAGTCAGAGGAGCTGCTTTAAAACTGGGACAGATGCTCAGTATTCAAG ACGATGCGTTCATCAACCCGCAACTCGCCAAGATCTTTGAGCGTGTTCGACAGAGTGCTGACTTCATGCCAATCAAACAAATGACG AAAGCGCTGAACAGTGACTTGGGTCCAAACTGGAGGGACAAACTGGAGTCGTTTGAGGAGCGTCCGTTCGCAGCAGCGTCCATTGGTCAAGTTCACCTGGCCAGGATGAAGGATGGCAGGGAGGTGGCCATGAAAATACAG TACCCCGGTGTGGCTCAGAGCATCAACAGTGACGTCAACAACTTGATGACTGTGCTGAATATGAGCAATGCCCTGCCTGAAG GTCTGTTTCCAGAGCACCTGATAGACGTGATGAGAAGAGAGCTGGCACTAGAGTGTGATTATATCAGAGAAGCCCGGTGTGCAAAGAAATTCAG GGAGCTCTTAAAAGACCATCCATTCTTCTATGTCCCTGAGGTGATAGAGGAACTGAGCAGCAGCCACGTGCTGACCACAGAGCTTGTCCCTGGGTTTCCCCTGGACCAGGCTGAAAACCTCACGCAGGATCTGAAGAACGAG atCTGTGAGAACATCCTGATGTTATGCCTCAGAGAGCTGTTTGAGTTCAGGTACATGCAGACTGATCCAAACTGGTCCAACTTCTTGTatgatgcacaaacacacaag gtgGCGCTGTTGGACTTTGGAGCCACGAGAGGATTTGATCTGAGTTTCACAGACCTCTACATAGAG GTCATCCGCTCAGCTGCAGAGGGCAACAGAGAAGGAGTCCTGAAGAAATCCATTGACATGAAGTTCCTGACTGGTTATGAGTCCAAG GCGATGATAAATGCTCATGTGGATGCTGTTATGATCCTCGGCGAGGCCTTCGCCTCCACAGACACCTTTGAATTTGGCTCCCACTCCACCACCGAGAGAATCCACAACCTGATCCCAGTGATGCTCAAACATCGGCTAACCCCGCCCCCCGAGGAGACGTACTCCCTGCACCGTAAGATGGGAGGCTCGTTCCTGATCTGCTCCCGCCTGAACGCCAAGCTTCAGTGTAAGGACATGTTCCAAACATCGTATCAGAAGTACTGGGAGGGCCGCACACCGCCATCTTCCTCAGTCTAA
- the coq8aa gene encoding atypical kinase COQ8A, mitochondrial isoform X3, with amino-acid sequence MAGDMMLLMRGLAKLSQAIVETQGSTLRNGTGVPGVGAAVQSVQAVAEQGLSAAMMKIQDLSGQQQTSSSQSEFDFPLDESEFAASEFREEGVDFTVDPTRSSDDTGVHVGTSAAGTSHASGKQSLFEGYKDPSKQFSGPIRSYHQDSRHLFGQLYSHHQVSQLRSYHQDPTTVGGLTAEDIEKARQSKRTEVKPHKQMLSERARERKVPVTRLGRLANFGGLAVGLSIGALAEVAKKTIRHNGVEGDNKKGVLDSSPFLSEANAERIVRTLCKVRGAALKLGQMLSIQDDAFINPQLAKIFERVRQSADFMPIKQMTKALNSDLGPNWRDKLESFEERPFAAASIGQVHLARMKDGREVAMKIQYPGVAQSINSDVNNLMTVLNMSNALPEGLFPEHLIDVMRRELALECDYIREARCAKKFRELLKDHPFFYVPEVIEELSSSHVLTTELVPGFPLDQAENLTQDLKNEICENILMLCLRELFEFRYMQTDPNWSNFLYDAQTHKVALLDFGATRGFDLSFTDLYIEVIRSAAEGNREGVLKKSIDMKFLTGYESKAMINAHVDAVMILGEAFASTDTFEFGSHSTTERIHNLIPVMLKHRLTPPPEETYSLHRKMGGSFLICSRLNAKLQCKDMFQTSYQKYWEGRTPPSSSV; translated from the exons ATGGCGGGTGACATGATGTTACTGATGCGAGGCTTGGCTAAGTTAAGCCAGGCGATTGTAGAGACTCAGGGCAGCACCCTACGAAATGGAACAG GGGTCCCAGGTGTTGGTGCAGCAGTCCAAAGTGTCCAAGCTGTTGCAGAGCAAGGCCTCTCTGCTGCTATGATGAAAATacag GACTTGTCCGGCCAGCAGCAGACCTCTTCATCTCAGTCAGAATTCGACTTTCCTCTAGATGAAAGTGAATTTGCAGCTTCAGAGTTCAGGGAGGAAGGCGTGGACTTTACAGTGGATCCAACAAGAAGTAGTGATGACACAGGAGTCCATGTTGGCACATCAGCAGCAGGAACAAGCCATGCCAGTGGGAAACAGTCATTGTTTGAGGGATACAAAGATCCCAGCAAACAGTTTAGTGGACCCATCAGATCTTACCACCAAGATTCCAG GCACTTATTTGGACAGCTATACAGTCATCATCAGGTCAGTCAGCTCAGGAGCTACCATCAGGACCCAACCACAGTCGGGGGGCTGACGGCTGAAGACATCGAGAAAGCTAGACAGAGCAAGAGGACTGAGGtcaaaccacacaaacagaTG CTGAgcgagagagccagagagaggaaAGTGCCAGTTACCCGGCTCGGCAGACTGGCCAACTTTGGAG GTCTAGCTGTCGGTTTGAGTATTGGCGCTCTTGCTGAAGTTGCCAAGAAGACCATCCGACACAATGGTGTGGAAG GTGATAACAAGAAAGGTGTTCTGGACTCCAGCCCTTTCCTTTCTGAAGCCAATGCCGAGCGCATCGTCAGAACTCTGTGTAAAGTCAGAGGAGCTGCTTTAAAACTGGGACAGATGCTCAGTATTCAAG ACGATGCGTTCATCAACCCGCAACTCGCCAAGATCTTTGAGCGTGTTCGACAGAGTGCTGACTTCATGCCAATCAAACAAATGACG AAAGCGCTGAACAGTGACTTGGGTCCAAACTGGAGGGACAAACTGGAGTCGTTTGAGGAGCGTCCGTTCGCAGCAGCGTCCATTGGTCAAGTTCACCTGGCCAGGATGAAGGATGGCAGGGAGGTGGCCATGAAAATACAG TACCCCGGTGTGGCTCAGAGCATCAACAGTGACGTCAACAACTTGATGACTGTGCTGAATATGAGCAATGCCCTGCCTGAAG GTCTGTTTCCAGAGCACCTGATAGACGTGATGAGAAGAGAGCTGGCACTAGAGTGTGATTATATCAGAGAAGCCCGGTGTGCAAAGAAATTCAG GGAGCTCTTAAAAGACCATCCATTCTTCTATGTCCCTGAGGTGATAGAGGAACTGAGCAGCAGCCACGTGCTGACCACAGAGCTTGTCCCTGGGTTTCCCCTGGACCAGGCTGAAAACCTCACGCAGGATCTGAAGAACGAG atCTGTGAGAACATCCTGATGTTATGCCTCAGAGAGCTGTTTGAGTTCAGGTACATGCAGACTGATCCAAACTGGTCCAACTTCTTGTatgatgcacaaacacacaag gtgGCGCTGTTGGACTTTGGAGCCACGAGAGGATTTGATCTGAGTTTCACAGACCTCTACATAGAG GTCATCCGCTCAGCTGCAGAGGGCAACAGAGAAGGAGTCCTGAAGAAATCCATTGACATGAAGTTCCTGACTGGTTATGAGTCCAAG GCGATGATAAATGCTCATGTGGATGCTGTTATGATCCTCGGCGAGGCCTTCGCCTCCACAGACACCTTTGAATTTGGCTCCCACTCCACCACCGAGAGAATCCACAACCTGATCCCAGTGATGCTCAAACATCGGCTAACCCCGCCCCCCGAGGAGACGTACTCCCTGCACCGTAAGATGGGAGGCTCGTTCCTGATCTGCTCCCGCCTGAACGCCAAGCTTCAGTGTAAGGACATGTTCCAAACATCGTATCAGAAGTACTGGGAGGGCCGCACACCGCCATCTTCCTCAGTCTAA